The following is a genomic window from Niabella soli DSM 19437.
AATATGCCCGCCGGCAGTGAATATCCAACGGTCAGGTTCTTCAAACGGATGTATGCCAGGTTCTGAAGGTAGCGATCGTTCGGAGCATTTAAAGATCCCCCGGCATTCAGGGCTTCATAGCCCCGAAGCTTTGGAAAATAAGCATTGGGATTGTCTTCACTCCATACTTTTTCGGGGAAATCAACCGGGACAAAAGAGTAGTAAGGACGGGAATAGGGCCCCCAGAACTTATCCGCATTTGCTCCCGGGTACCAGTCCTGCTTTCCAATACCCTGAAGGAAAACGGATACGTCGAATCCACTCCAATCTGCTCCTAAATTCACTCCAAAAGTATAACGGGGCTGCTTGTTGCCGATTTTTACCAGGTCTCCATGGTCGGCCAGGGTATTCTTCCCGTTATTCACAAATCCGTCTCCGTTTACATCCACAAACTTCATATCGCCGGCCATCAGCTTCGCCCAGTTGCCGGGCGCACCCAGGCGCTGTTTGTTTACAAAATCCTGGTTCACTGTTTTTTGATAATCCGTGGCTTCGGCATCGGTCTTAAAGAACCCGCCAATTTTATAGCCCCAGATCTCCCCCAGTTCCTGTCCAACATAATAGTTGCTTAAAAGGTTTTGCGGGTTATCGAACCGGGTGATCTTTGCCTTATAATCACCCACGCCCACACTTACATTATAGCTAAGGGGTTTTCCGGCCACTAACTTATGATCGCTCCAGGCTACCATTACTTCCCAGCCTCTTGTCTGCATATCGCCGGCATTGGTTTTGGGGGATGCCTCTCCAAAAACGGAAGGCAATGTTTTACCCGCAATCAGCATGCCCAGCGTATTGCGCACATACCAGTCGCAGGTGATGCTAAGACGATTGTTGAGCAACCCCATATCCACCCCAAAGTCAACCGACTTGGAGCGCTCCCAGGTGAGATCCTGCGAAATGGGGACCGGTACCGCCAGCGACTGCGCGCGCGCGCCATTAAAAATATAGCTCAAAGTTGACCGGCGCAATGTTTGAATATAGCCGTAGGTAGCAGCTTCCTGCTGGTTACCCAGCGAACCATAGGATCCCCTCAACTTAAATTCGTTGATACCTCCTTTTAGTGCCTGCCAGAAGGGTTCCTGGCTCACCCGCCAGCCTCCGGATACGGATGGGAAAAAACCATAGCGCTTGCCGTCAGGAAAGCGGGAAGACCCATCATACCGCCCGTTGAACTCGAGTAAGTATTTTCCTCTGTAATCGTAGTTCAGCCTGGAGAAATAACCCTGTAAGGCCCATTCTTCCGCCTGCCCATCAAGCGTAGCCTGGCCCGTAGCCAGCCGGAAAGCATTCAGATCTTCGGAAAGCAAGTCCGTATTGCGTGCGCTGATCTGCTTATACGTGCGTAACTCCCGGTTGTATCCGGCCATTAATTTAAAATCATGATCTCCCAGCTTTTTGGTATAGCTGCCGTAAAGATTGGTAGCCTGATATTGTATCAAATTAACCTCTTCCGCAAGATAATCGTTCCCTACATAGCTGATCACGCCCGGATTGATAGACCAGGGCGCCCTGGTACGGCGCTGCATGGTGGAATACGGATTGAACGTGTAGGAATAGTTACCTGTGATCTCCAATCCTTTAACGGGCTTAAAAGTGGCTCCTACCAGGTTGATCAGCTCTAACCGCTTTTCATCCCCTTTTGATTTGCCGTGCAACAGGTCGGCATAGATACCATCACCGATTGAATAACTATTCAAACCGGAACTATAGGTGGCCGTTCCGTCCGGATTTACGGGAACATAGGAAGGCAACGCATGCACGGTAATAGAAACAAAGTTGGAGTTATAGCCCCAACCCGGGTAGGTATATTTGCTCGTATTAAAATAGGTGTTGGTGAATAGCTCCAGTTTAGAGGTTAAACGCGCGGTTATTTTAGCCCTGAAGTTATAGGAACTATAATTATCCTGGTTGATACGCATCATACCGTCCTTGCCATAAGCCCGGCCGGATACCAGGAAATCGATCTTTTCTGATCCTCCGGTGATCGTTAAGGAATGTTCTCTTGATGGCTGCCAGTCTCTGAACATGGTGTGCCACCAATCCGTATTGCCATAATACATATACTGATCTTTTCCGCTACGGTTGGTGATCACCACACTGGGCAATGATTTATCGGTCTGCCGTTTTTTCAGTTCTTCATAATCCTCTTCCGTATAGCGGGTGTAAGTGTTACCCGTTGCCCGTAAGAAGGCCTCATCATTTAATTTTGCGGAAGTATAACCATCTGTTATAAAATCAGTGCGCGTGGTTAACCCGGCCCAACCAAAGTTATTGCCGTAGTTCACGTTCATTTTCCCGCGTTTGGCTTTCTTGGTGGTTACCAGGATCACACCAAAGGATCCCCGCGCACCATAGATCGCTGCTGATGCGGCGTCTTTCAATACGCTGATATTCTCTACATCTCTCGGATTGATATTATTAAGGTTTCCAGGAACCCCGTCGATCAGCACCAGGGGAGCGCCTCCTCCGTTTATGGACGTGTTTCCCCTGATGTTAAAACTACCTTCAGCGCCTGGTCTGCCGCTGTTAAAATTGATATTCACGTTGGGGATCGCGCCCTGTAATGCCTGCGAAATATTGGCCACCGGCCGGTTGTCCAGCACTTCCGATCCCACCTGGGCTACCGCACCGGTAAGGTTCACTTTTTTCTGCGTTCCATAACCCACTACAATTACTTCATCCAGTTTGTTCTCTTCCTTTTTAAGAACGATGCGCTCATAGTTGTGATTTTTGACCGCAACCTCTAACGGAACGTATCCCACATTGGAAACGATCAACACCGCATTTTCTCCGGATACCTTCAGTGAAAAGTTGCCGTCCTCGCCGGTTGAAGTTCCGTTTACCGTGCCCTTTTCAACAATGCTCACACCGGCGAGCGGGGCGCCGGTTTCGTCTACTATTTTTCCTTTTATATCCATGATGGCGATGGCATCCGGCTGCCCGATGATCACTACCAGACCATCATTTATTTTTTTATAGGAATAGCCCGTTAAGCTCAACAGTTGATGCATTACAGAATCAATCGTTGCATTCTTTGCCATCAGGTCGATTTTCCGGCTACCCAACCCTAATTCATCTGTATAAAAGAAACGATACTCATACCGCGCCTGTATTTTGCTTAAAACAGACGATATGGAAGCGTTTTTAACCTCCATGGTGATCCGGCTCTGACCGGTACTATTTATGGAGAAGGCCTGGAAGGAAGTAATAAGAAGAATAAAAATACTAAGCTTCATCAGCAATAGATATTTGATAATCAAATGCCCTGGCATAAGCGTTCCAGGGCAATCATTTTTTTTCATAATTTTGTTTTTTACGATGAGATAGAAAAATGATTGCAGGTACTGCAATTATGTACTGTCTTATTATGGGGAATGTTCCAGCATTTCCCATTTTTATTATATATGTGCTATTTTATTTATTCATTTCATATGATTTAATTTTTGGTTTAAGCAATTGTTAGTAAATAATTACGATCCCTTTTTCTATTTTATATTTTATTCCGGCAGAGAGTTTTAACGATTGTAATACATCTTCAAGGGCATCATTGTCAAATGTGCCGCTAAATGTTCTTGTATTGTTCTTATTCCTGAGCACAATTTTTACGTTATACCAACGCTCCAGTTCAGGAATAATATTTTCCAGGTATTCTTTTTTAAATACGAGCTTATTATTGACCCATTGGGTTTCCGCAACCGATGAGTCGGCAGCACTGAACGGGGCCGTCAGTAATTCGATCTGGGGCTGATCCGGCAGGCCGGAGTCTTTGCCCTGTTGCGAATACGTATTTTGCACCACCAGTTTTTCATTAGGCTCCAGCATGATCTTTTTATCTTTTGCATGCTTCAGGCATACCTGTACGGAGCCTCTTATTAATGTTGTTTGGGCGCTGGAATCATCAGCATAACAGCGTACATTAAAGGCTGTTCCAAAAACCCTTACATCAATATTTCTTGTGTGCACGATAAACGGGCGGTCCGGATCATGAGTTACATCAAAAAAAGCCTCACCTGATAATTCCACTTCCCTTGTTTTCTTGCCAAATGACTGTTCGTATGTCAACCGGCTGTCGGCGTTGATCCAGACTTTTGTTCCGTCAGGCAGTACAATATTTGTTTTGTTACCTTTTTTGGTGGCCACAATATTCGGAGCAATATTTCGCACGGGCCTGTTTGAGAAATATAAAAGGCTTGCGGCAATCATTAATAACGACGCAGCAACGGCGCTTGCTATCTTCCAGTTAACCGATACGAGCCGGCTCCTTTTTTTGTTTATTTTTTTATGTACCTCCCGGATAAAACTATCTGTTTCAGTATCTGAAACAGATGCGTAGTGGGTAGTGGTGGCTATTAAATCATTAAAAAAAGCAGCATAAGCCTGTGCGGCATCCTGCTGCTGAATGAGCTGATGCAGTTCCAACTGCTCCTGCAGGGTAAGCTCCCCTGCACTTTTTTTCGTTAATAGCTCCCAAATCCGGTTGTTGTCCATTTTAATATCACGATCTGATACTAAAGTGTGTTTTTGGAACAAAGACCCCTAAATGAAAAGTCTCTTTTTTTTAAGATGACCTGGATTTTTTTATAAAGAAGTTGTTTTTATATTCCGGGAAAGCAGCTTCCAGGGTTTTGGCAAGGCTTTTTAATGCAATGGTCATTTGGGCTTCTACTGTTTTTATCGAGAGATCTAAAATACCGGCCACCTCATTGTATTTCAGTCCCTCATCTTTGATCAGCCGGAAGATCAGCCTGCATTTCGGAGGTAATTTATTTACGGCATCAGCAATGAACTTCAGGTTTTCATTGCTCAACATTTTTGAGTCGGAGTGGGTGTACGCCACCGCAAATGATTCTCCAAATTCATTATAACATACCCGCTTCTTTTTTTTCAGGTGCCCGAAACAGGCATATTTAACCGCTATATATAAATAATTAGAGAGACTATTAATGGCGGGCAATGTTTTTTTATTTTCCCATAGTTGTACAAATATATCCTGGATCACTTCTTCTGCCAGCGAACGATCGTTAAGGATAGAGTTTGCAAAGGACAATAACCCCGGGTAATAGTATCTAAGCAGTTCATTAAAAGCATTTTCATCGCTCTGTTCTGCAACCAGCCTCGTCAAATAGGGTAAATCCAATCGTTTCATGAGGCCGCTAAAGTAGAAAATGTATTTTAAATATTTGTAAATGCCTGAAAAAGGCATAAGGCATCCGGCGTAAATAAAATAGAATCCATCCCAGATAAATCCGTTTTAAACCGGTTGAACATTTTTGACAGAAGCATTTCTATAGAAATCTTATATTCGCTTTTGGATGAAACGGTAACGCCAATGAACTAACTTATTTTTACTGTTATTAAATAATGCTCCAAAATATTAAGAACGAACGCTATGAAAGTGCGTAAAAGTATATTTACAAAGCTTGAAAGATACTTGAACCGGATCAATAACCCGAAAACCAAGAGCTCTTGATTCAAATTAGCGAAAAAGTCCGCCAGCTAAGGAACAACATCAGCCTTTCTAAAATCATTTCCCTTGTAAAAAAATCATCGGGGAACAGGCTTTATGTAACCTTTCTTTTTATCCTACTGGAATCGGTGGTGTTTTTTGCTTCGCTCTACCTGCTTAAAAAACTGGTTGATGTTGTTTCCCATGCACAAAAGAGCTCGGCGGCAGCTTACCACCAGATCATTACCTATGTGGTGGCAGCCGGAGCCGTAGGAATCATCTATTTTATCATCCGCTCTTTCAGCGCTTACCTGGTAGAAGCCCAATCTACCCGGGCGGCGGAATATGTAAACGAACAGATCCACTCCAAGGCCGTTCGCATGGAGCTCGCTTTCTATGAAAGCCCTTCTTATTATGATGTGCTGAAAAGAGCCATGGACAGTGGCGGGGAACGCCCCGGCCAGGTGATAACGGCATTGATCGACATTATCAAAAATGCGGCATCCCTGGTAGCCGTGGGGTCTGTCCTCATCATCATTAACTGGATGTTGCTGCCGCTGCTGGCGCTTTTTATTTTGCCCACCTTGCTGGTTCGGCTCTATTATTCAAAAAAATTAAATAACTGGCGCATTGCGCAAACTCCGCTGGAGCGAAAATCAGCCTATTACAGCAGTCTGATCACTACTGATACGGCGGCCAAAGAAATTCGTGCATATAACCTGGGCAACTATCTGAAAGACCAGTTTAGTGTTATCCGCCGGATACTCATGAAGGAAAAACTTTCCATCAACCTCAAAAGAACAAAGCTGGAGGCGGTAACCACCGCTATGTCGAACCTGGGCGTCTTTGCCTGCATCGGCTTTATAGCGTTAAAAACCATAAGCGGCGAGGCCTCGCCTGGCGATATAACCTTATTCCTGGTTGCCTTTCCGCAGTCGTTTAGTATTCTTCAAAATATTTCGGGGGGCATTTCTATCCTGTTTCAAAACAGCATTTATGTAAACAGCGTGTTTGAATTACTGGAGCTGCCTGCGGGAGAAGCGGCGGCCGGCGTGACCAGCCCTTCTGCGCTTCAATCCGTAAAAGAATTACGTTTTCAAAATGTATCTTTTACCTATCCTTACAACACCCGGCCTACTTTAAAGAATATCAATTTGTCCATTCCCGCCGGAAAAATTATTGCCATTGCCGGGCCTAACGGCGCAGGTAAATCTACTTTAATAAAGCTGCTTTGCCGTCTGTATGATCCCACGGAAGGTTCGGTGATGTTGGATGAAACGGATTTTCGAAACTATGACCCGAAGGAATTGCGGGGGATCATGGGCGCTGTTTTTCAGGACTTTAACAAGTACAGTTTTACTGCTGCTGAAAATATTTACCTGGGCAATATTCATATACCGTTTGACGCATTGCGGGCAAAGGAAGCTGCTGAAAAATCCGGAGCGGCGCCATTTATAGACCAGTTGCCCCGGCAATATGATACGGTTATGGGGCGCCTGTTTGAGGACGGACAGGAGGTGAGCATCGGGCAATGGCAAAAGCTGGCGCTGGCGCGCTGTTTTTATTCCGATGCGCAGTTCCTGATCCTTGATGAAGCTACCAGTGCACTGGATACAGCATCCGAAGCAGCGCTCTTTAATACGCTTCGTGAAAAACTGAACAACAGAACGGCAATCATTATCAGTCACCGGCATTCTGCCCTGCAGCATGCGGACTATATCTATTTTCTTTCCAATGGCTCCATTGCAGAAGAGGGGACAGACGCGGCGTTGATACGCAATAACGGGCCTTATGCAAAACTATTTTTAAACAAAAGCAAAAAAGTAACGTGAAGCAGCATTACCACCTGTCCATTGTGTCCTGCTGCATCGATGATTGGGGCGGAAGCGAAGAGCTGTGGGCCCGGAGCATTCCCCTGTTGCAAAAAAGCAATTGCCGGTTCACGCTTTATAAGGAGAGGATCAATTCCGGTCATCCCGAAATCAAAAAGCTGGCAGCGTTGGGCGTGCACTTTACGGAACTCAATCCTCCCCGTTCTATTGTAAGCCGTGCTGCCCGCAAAATACGGGCTTCAACCGCTGCGTTGCGTAGCAGGTCCCCGGGGAATTTGATTACCAGCAGTGTGTTGCCGGTACGTTTTCGTAAACACCTTAAAGCGGAGCGCCCGGACCTCGTAATAGTGGCACAGGGCATCAACTTTGATGGACTGGAATTTGCATTTGAATGTATGCAATTAAGGATCCCTTATGTGATCATTACCCAGAAGGGCGTTGATTTTTACTGGCCTCCCCCTGCATCCCGGAGTGCCATGCGCAGCACGCTGCTGGCTGCAAAGCAATGTTATTTTGTATCCAGACATAATCAGCAACTTACAGAAGAACAGTTTAGCATAAGGCTGTCTAATGCAACGCTTGTATCTAACCCTGTAAAACTGATCAGGGAGCCGCTGCCCTTTCCTCCTGCCGATAAGACGTACCGGCTGGCTTGTGTGGGCCGCCTGTTTATAATTGACAAGGGACAGGATATCCTGTTACGGATACTGAGCAGGGAACCCTGGCGCAGCAGGAACATTGAAGTTTCTTTTATAGGAAGGGGTACAGATGAAGAAGCCATCAGGGAACTGGCTCAATTCCTCGATGTTCCGCATACTGCATTTCATGGGTATAGCGAGGACATCAGTGCCATTTGGCAAACGCATCATGCGCTTTTACTACCTTCGCGTAGTGAGGGTATGGCACTATCTGTATTGGAGGCCATGGCTGCGGGAAGAGTAGCCATTGTTACCAATGCCGGTGGGCACGGTGAAATTATTGACCACGGCACCAATGGATTTATCAGCGATGCCACGGAAACCGCCTTCGAACAGAACATGGAACAGGCCTGGCAACAACGGCACGCCTGGAAAGCTATCGGGGAAAATGCGGCTGCCTATATTCATGATCATATACCTCAATCACCAGAAACTGAATTTTCACTATCAATATTGAAACAACTCCATGACATCTAAACCTCTTGTATCGATTATAATGCCGACCTATAACAGAGCTGATTCTATTGTGCACGCGGTAAACAGTGTGTTAAAACAAACCTACCCGTCTATCGAAGTGTTGGTTGTTGACGACGGTTCCACCGACCATACCCGATCGGTTCTGGAAAATATTGAGGGCATCCGGTATATATTACAGGAACATGGCGGGCAGGCAAAAGCAAGAAATACGGGGCTGCAGCACGCTTCCGGAAAAATTATTGCCTCCCTGGACTCTGATGATATCTGGTATCCTGATTTCCTTGAAACCTGTGTTGCAAAACTGGTTGCAGGGAATTATGATTTTGTTTTTGCGAACTGGGATCAGCAATGGGAGGACGGAACCGTTACGGACTTCCTTTCCCAGGATCTTTACCTGCAGCCTTATTTTCCAAAAAACGGGGAGGATTGGGTCACATTGAATAATGAAGAAATAAGAAAGATCTATCTGCATGGCTGCCCATCGCCTTCTTCGTCACTGATCTTCAAACGCTCTTCAACAAAATCGGGGTGGAACAATGAAATCAGGGTCGGGGATGATTGGTTTATGTACCTGGATATGATCCTTACGGCGCCCCGGACTGCGGCCTTTACGCTAAAACGTTTATGGTCCAAACGGATTGATAAAAAAAATATCTACGACGGGCGCAAAAGAAACGAGGTGCTGGAAAATCTTTACGTTGCTGATTTGCATAAAATGATACAGGCTTTCAAAAGCAGGCTCTCGAAAAATGAAATAAAAGCGCTTGAGAATAAGCATATTTACAGCCTGGTGGAACTGGCAAAGCACCATTTGATCCGGGAATTTAATGTCAGAGAAACAGGGAAACTGTTGGGCCGCTCTTTTAGCATCAATGCCCTGCGCACATTTAAATCAATTCCAGAAGTGATCAGTT
Proteins encoded in this region:
- a CDS encoding TonB-dependent receptor — its product is MKKNDCPGTLMPGHLIIKYLLLMKLSIFILLITSFQAFSINSTGQSRITMEVKNASISSVLSKIQARYEYRFFYTDELGLGSRKIDLMAKNATIDSVMHQLLSLTGYSYKKINDGLVVIIGQPDAIAIMDIKGKIVDETGAPLAGVSIVEKGTVNGTSTGEDGNFSLKVSGENAVLIVSNVGYVPLEVAVKNHNYERIVLKKEENKLDEVIVVGYGTQKKVNLTGAVAQVGSEVLDNRPVANISQALQGAIPNVNINFNSGRPGAEGSFNIRGNTSINGGGAPLVLIDGVPGNLNNINPRDVENISVLKDAASAAIYGARGSFGVILVTTKKAKRGKMNVNYGNNFGWAGLTTRTDFITDGYTSAKLNDEAFLRATGNTYTRYTEEDYEELKKRQTDKSLPSVVITNRSGKDQYMYYGNTDWWHTMFRDWQPSREHSLTITGGSEKIDFLVSGRAYGKDGMMRINQDNYSSYNFRAKITARLTSKLELFTNTYFNTSKYTYPGWGYNSNFVSITVHALPSYVPVNPDGTATYSSGLNSYSIGDGIYADLLHGKSKGDEKRLELINLVGATFKPVKGLEITGNYSYTFNPYSTMQRRTRAPWSINPGVISYVGNDYLAEEVNLIQYQATNLYGSYTKKLGDHDFKLMAGYNRELRTYKQISARNTDLLSEDLNAFRLATGQATLDGQAEEWALQGYFSRLNYDYRGKYLLEFNGRYDGSSRFPDGKRYGFFPSVSGGWRVSQEPFWQALKGGINEFKLRGSYGSLGNQQEAATYGYIQTLRRSTLSYIFNGARAQSLAVPVPISQDLTWERSKSVDFGVDMGLLNNRLSITCDWYVRNTLGMLIAGKTLPSVFGEASPKTNAGDMQTRGWEVMVAWSDHKLVAGKPLSYNVSVGVGDYKAKITRFDNPQNLLSNYYVGQELGEIWGYKIGGFFKTDAEATDYQKTVNQDFVNKQRLGAPGNWAKLMAGDMKFVDVNGDGFVNNGKNTLADHGDLVKIGNKQPRYTFGVNLGADWSGFDVSVFLQGIGKQDWYPGANADKFWGPYSRPYYSFVPVDFPEKVWSEDNPNAYFPKLRGYEALNAGGSLNAPNDRYLQNLAYIRLKNLTVGYSLPAGILSKAKISRCRIYLSGDNIFTATKLKTKYIDPEMAAAEANGRIYPISKIYSFGLDLSF
- a CDS encoding FecR family protein; this translates as MDNNRIWELLTKKSAGELTLQEQLELHQLIQQQDAAQAYAAFFNDLIATTTHYASVSDTETDSFIREVHKKINKKRSRLVSVNWKIASAVAASLLMIAASLLYFSNRPVRNIAPNIVATKKGNKTNIVLPDGTKVWINADSRLTYEQSFGKKTREVELSGEAFFDVTHDPDRPFIVHTRNIDVRVFGTAFNVRCYADDSSAQTTLIRGSVQVCLKHAKDKKIMLEPNEKLVVQNTYSQQGKDSGLPDQPQIELLTAPFSAADSSVAETQWVNNKLVFKKEYLENIIPELERWYNVKIVLRNKNNTRTFSGTFDNDALEDVLQSLKLSAGIKYKIEKGIVIIY
- a CDS encoding RNA polymerase sigma-70 factor, yielding MKRLDLPYLTRLVAEQSDENAFNELLRYYYPGLLSFANSILNDRSLAEEVIQDIFVQLWENKKTLPAINSLSNYLYIAVKYACFGHLKKKKRVCYNEFGESFAVAYTHSDSKMLSNENLKFIADAVNKLPPKCRLIFRLIKDEGLKYNEVAGILDLSIKTVEAQMTIALKSLAKTLEAAFPEYKNNFFIKKSRSS
- a CDS encoding ABC transporter ATP-binding protein, which produces MIQISEKVRQLRNNISLSKIISLVKKSSGNRLYVTFLFILLESVVFFASLYLLKKLVDVVSHAQKSSAAAYHQIITYVVAAGAVGIIYFIIRSFSAYLVEAQSTRAAEYVNEQIHSKAVRMELAFYESPSYYDVLKRAMDSGGERPGQVITALIDIIKNAASLVAVGSVLIIINWMLLPLLALFILPTLLVRLYYSKKLNNWRIAQTPLERKSAYYSSLITTDTAAKEIRAYNLGNYLKDQFSVIRRILMKEKLSINLKRTKLEAVTTAMSNLGVFACIGFIALKTISGEASPGDITLFLVAFPQSFSILQNISGGISILFQNSIYVNSVFELLELPAGEAAAGVTSPSALQSVKELRFQNVSFTYPYNTRPTLKNINLSIPAGKIIAIAGPNGAGKSTLIKLLCRLYDPTEGSVMLDETDFRNYDPKELRGIMGAVFQDFNKYSFTAAENIYLGNIHIPFDALRAKEAAEKSGAAPFIDQLPRQYDTVMGRLFEDGQEVSIGQWQKLALARCFYSDAQFLILDEATSALDTASEAALFNTLREKLNNRTAIIISHRHSALQHADYIYFLSNGSIAEEGTDAALIRNNGPYAKLFLNKSKKVT
- a CDS encoding glycosyltransferase family 4 protein, coding for MKQHYHLSIVSCCIDDWGGSEELWARSIPLLQKSNCRFTLYKERINSGHPEIKKLAALGVHFTELNPPRSIVSRAARKIRASTAALRSRSPGNLITSSVLPVRFRKHLKAERPDLVIVAQGINFDGLEFAFECMQLRIPYVIITQKGVDFYWPPPASRSAMRSTLLAAKQCYFVSRHNQQLTEEQFSIRLSNATLVSNPVKLIREPLPFPPADKTYRLACVGRLFIIDKGQDILLRILSREPWRSRNIEVSFIGRGTDEEAIRELAQFLDVPHTAFHGYSEDISAIWQTHHALLLPSRSEGMALSVLEAMAAGRVAIVTNAGGHGEIIDHGTNGFISDATETAFEQNMEQAWQQRHAWKAIGENAAAYIHDHIPQSPETEFSLSILKQLHDI
- a CDS encoding glycosyltransferase family 2 protein, which produces MTSKPLVSIIMPTYNRADSIVHAVNSVLKQTYPSIEVLVVDDGSTDHTRSVLENIEGIRYILQEHGGQAKARNTGLQHASGKIIASLDSDDIWYPDFLETCVAKLVAGNYDFVFANWDQQWEDGTVTDFLSQDLYLQPYFPKNGEDWVTLNNEEIRKIYLHGCPSPSSSLIFKRSSTKSGWNNEIRVGDDWFMYLDMILTAPRTAAFTLKRLWSKRIDKKNIYDGRKRNEVLENLYVADLHKMIQAFKSRLSKNEIKALENKHIYSLVELAKHHLIREFNVRETGKLLGRSFSINALRTFKSIPEVISFGFNRKTGRHKTSRNRPH